A region from the Gossypium hirsutum isolate 1008001.06 chromosome A08, Gossypium_hirsutum_v2.1, whole genome shotgun sequence genome encodes:
- the LOC107919937 gene encoding calmodulin-interacting protein 111 isoform X3, producing the protein MPSKSKKQSKTPSRQSNSDLSASPRTLSVTSLDSEVSEEDLRCSIDEVSKQYPSLIGKSAFIGRVNYVDSETRSCKIWLSESSMVASYLAPGSLVSVSLSALKNKHSNGCPLSSVTDEYTLPFGVGSANETTKEVGNYFALATVFPSCKVLKNGVRLSSSLSYTLGSPSSGSIVFVYPIQSEFQTGLINESEKGHNPNSNCLSLNSCQQLHLELTSKNTVNTSYDIQSKMEFSTGRSHDRFENGITSSPKTPLYQSKLSSLHSAQVDSPFCESSASNISKPNGLCVDSFDVKEILRDESSKKLLETCATSWLYSRNLLRGNIVAIPILSELCIFRVIGAGISNKDLTNGSHHSLPPQTLEPMEHVNSAFVVDHKTEVYLQSSLDLSSETQAERSSPCVQNDSGNVKTIMEHDIPDLGGLSKEYATLKEIISSLVKNALSSFGLQTTKGVLIHGPPGTGKTSLARICVRDAGINLFCVNGPEIVSQYHGESEQELHKVFESAIQAAPSVVFIDELDAIAPARKEGGEQLSQRMVATLLNLMDGVSTTDGVLVIAATNRPDSIEPALRRPGRFDREFEIGVPSPKQRLDILRTLLRNMDHCISDMQVQQLAMATHGFVGADLASLCNEAALGCLRRYSKFRVSCHGLGSCEMPITYVGQSGNNMEGMEGGSDLRDISSSSSDSASSCKLPDSTEMVSQITANIQNGINNNSEGLSLVKENCLLSLVFEDFEKARMKVRPSAMREIILEVPKVNWEDVGGQREVKTQLMEAVEWPQKHQDAFKRIGTRPPTGVLMFGPPGCSKTLMARAVASEAGLNFLAVKGPELFSKWIGRFDRLLYVGPPDENDREEIFRIHLSKSPCSSDVSLKELAHLTEGCTGADISLICREAAVIALEESLDAEELAVCHIKTAIRQARPSEIQLYQELSAKFERLVHSSSVEKKLGSQQCSTRFTGFTFWQTVIKPVSELFGGLAKQPS; encoded by the exons ATGCCTTCAAAGTCCAAGAAGCAATCGAAGACGCCTTCAAGGCAATCAAATTCCGACCTATCGGCTTCTCCACGGACACTTTCGGTGACTTCTCTTGATTCAGAAGTTAGTGAAGAAGATCTTAGGTGTTCCATTGATGAAGTTTCGAAGCAATATCCTTCTCTTATTGGAAAATCTGCTTTCATTGGACGAGTTAATTATGTTGATTCCGAAACTAGAAGCTGTAAAATTTGGTTGTCAGAGTCTTCTATGGTCGCTTCTTATCTCGCTCCTGGTTCATTAGTATCG GTCTCACTTTCTGCTTTGAAGAATAAACATTCAAATGGATGTCCTTTAAGTTCTGTAACAGATGAATATACTCTACCTTTTGGTGTTGGTTCGGCCAATGAAACTACAAAAGAAGTTGGAAACTACTTTGCACTTGCTACAGTTTTTCCATCTTGTAAG gTTTTGAAGAATGGAGTCAGATTGTCTTCAAGCCTTTCATATACACTGGGTTCTCCCTCTTCTGGCAGCATCGTGTTTGTTTACCCTATACAAAGTGAATTTCAAACTGGTCTTATAAATGAGAGTGAAAAGGGTCATAACCCAAATTCTAATTGCCTCTCATTGAATAGCTGCCAGCAATTGCATCTGGAACTGACTTCTAAGAATACAGTAAATACAAGCTATGATATACAATCTAAAATGGAATTCTCTACAGGGAGAAGTCATGATCGATTTGAGAATGGAATAACATCTTCCCCTAAGACGCCATTATATCAGTCAAAGCTGAGTTCACTTCATTCTGCTCAGGTAGATTCACCCTTTTGTGAAAGCTCTGCATCAAATATCTCCAAACCAAATGGTTTATGTGTTGATTCATTTGATGTTAAAGAGATTTTAAGGGATGAAAGTTCTAAGAAGCTACTAGAGACCTGTGCTACTTCATGGTTGTATTCACGAAATCTATTGCGTGGAAATATTGTGGCCATTCCAATTCTTTCGGAGCTTTGCATTTTCCGTGTGATAGGTGCTGGTATCAGTAACAAAGATTTGACAAATGGAAGTCATCATAGCTTGCCCCCACAAACTCTTGAACCAATGGAGCATGTGAATAGTGCTTTTGTTGTAGACCACAAGACTGAAGTATACTTACAGTCATCATTGGATTTGTCTTCTGAAACTCAAGCTGAAAGATCTTCACCGTGTGTGCAAAATGACTCTGGCAATGTGAAAACCATTATGGAGCATGATATTCCAGATTTGGGTGGCTTGTCTAAAGAATATGCAACATTGAAGGAAATCATTTCCTCATTGGTGAAGAATGCTTTGTCAAG ttttggtttacaAACTACAAAGGGGGTGCTTATTCATGGCCCACCTGGAACGGGAAAGACTTCTTTGGCACGGATATGTGTTCGTGATGCTGGTATTAACCTCTTCTGTGTTAATGGACCAGAGATTGTTAGTCAATATCATGGAGAAAGTGAGCAAGAATTACACAAAGTTTTTGAGTCAGCTATACAGGCTGCACCTTCCGTG GTTTTCATTGATGAGTTGGATGCCATAGCTCCTGCACGGAAAGAAGGAGGTGAACAACTATCCCAAAGAATGGTTGCTACTTTGTTGAATTTGATGGATGGGGTTAGTACAACTGATGGAGTACTTGTGATTGCTGCTACCAACAGGCCTGATAGCATTGAGCCTGCACTTAGACGACCTGGAAGATTTGACAGGGAATTTGAGATTG GTGTGCCATCTCCAAAGCAACGGCTAGATATACTACGTACTCTTCTTAGAAACATGGACCACTGCATTTCAGATATGCAAGTTCAGCAACTTGCCATGGCTACACATGGTTTTGTAGGTGCTGATCTAGCTTCCCTTTGTAATGAGGCAGCTCTAGGTTGTCTTAGGCGCTACTCTAAATTTAGAGTTTCTTGTCATGGTTTGGGATCCTGTGAAATGCCAATAACATATGTGGGCCAGTCAGGCAATAATATGGAAGGAATGGAAGGTGGAAGTGATTTAAGAGACATTTCATCTAGTTCTTCAGATTCTGCATCCTCTTGCAAATTGCCTGATTCTACTGAGATGGTCTCACAAATAACAGCTAACATCCAGAATGGCATTAACAATAATTCTGAAGGGCTGTCTTTGGTGAAAGAAAATTGCCTGCTAAGTTTGGTGTTTGAGGATTTTGAAAAGGCCAGGATGAAAGTGAGACCTAGTGCCATGCGTGAG ATCATACTTGAGGTTCCAAAAGTTAACTGGGAAGATGTTGGCGGTCAAAGGGAGGTCAAAACTCAGCTAATGGAAGCTGTTGAATGGCCTCAAAAACACCAGGATGCATTTAAGAGGATTGGTACTCGGCCTCCCACAGGGGTGTTGATGTTTGGACCTCCAGGTTGTAGCAAAACCCTCATGGCTCGTGCTGTGGCTTCTGAGGCTGGATTGAATTTTCTAGCGGTGAAGGGTCCAGAACTTTTCAGCAAATGGATTG GACGTTTCGATCGACTGTTATATGTGGGACCACCAGATGAGAATGACCGTGAAGAGATATTTCGCATCCATTTGAGCAAAAGTCCTTGCAGCTCTGATGTTAGCTTAAAAGAACTTGCTCATCTCACGGAGGGCTGTACTGGTGCCGATATATCATTGATTTGCCGGGAGGCAGCTGTCATAGCTCTTGAG GAGAGCCTTGATGCTGAAGAATTAGCAGTGTGCCACATAAAAACTGCAATCAGACAAGCACGGCCATCGGAGATTCAGTTGTATCAAGAGCTATCAGCAAAGTTTGAAAGGCTTGTTCACTCCAGCTCTGTGGAAAAGAAACTAGGATCTCAACAGTGCTCAACTAGATTCACTGGGTTCACATTTTG GCAGACTGTAATAAAGCCCGTCTCAGAGTTGTTTGGTGGCTTGGCAAAGCAGCCATCATAG
- the LOC107919937 gene encoding calmodulin-interacting protein 111 isoform X4, with translation MNILYLLVLVRPMKLQKKLETTLHLLQFFHLVLKNGVRLSSSLSYTLGSPSSGSIVFVYPIQSEFQTGLINESEKGHNPNSNCLSLNSCQQLHLELTSKNTVNTSYDIQSKMEFSTGRSHDRFENGITSSPKTPLYQSKLSSLHSAQVDSPFCESSASNISKPNGLCVDSFDVKEILRDESSKKLLETCATSWLYSRNLLRGNIVAIPILSELCIFRVIGAGISNKDLTNGSHHSLPPQTLEPMEHVNSAFVVDHKTEVYLQSSLDLSSETQAERSSPCVQNDSGNVKTIMEHDIPDLGGLSKEYATLKEIISSLVKNALSSFGLQTTKGVLIHGPPGTGKTSLARICVRDAGINLFCVNGPEIVSQYHGESEQELHKVFESAIQAAPSVVFIDELDAIAPARKEGGEQLSQRMVATLLNLMDGVSTTDGVLVIAATNRPDSIEPALRRPGRFDREFEIGVPSPKQRLDILRTLLRNMDHCISDMQVQQLAMATHGFVGADLASLCNEAALGCLRRYSKFRVSCHGLGSCEMPITYVGQSGNNMEGMEGGSDLRDISSSSSDSASSCKLPDSTEMVSQITANIQNGINNNSEGLSLVKENCLLSLVFEDFEKARMKVRPSAMREIILEVPKVNWEDVGGQREVKTQLMEAVEWPQKHQDAFKRIGTRPPTGVLMFGPPGCSKTLMARAVASEAGLNFLAVKGPELFSKWIGESEKAVRSLFAKARANAPSIIFFDEIDSLAVTRGKDNDGVSVSDRVMSQLLVELDGLHQRVDVTVIAATNRPDKIDPALLRPGRFDRLLYVGPPDENDREEIFRIHLSKSPCSSDVSLKELAHLTEGCTGADISLICREAAVIALEESLDAEELAVCHIKTAIRQARPSEIQLYQELSAKFERLVHSSSVEKKLGSQQCSTRFTGFTFWQTVIKPVSELFGGLAKQPS, from the exons ATGAATATACTCTACCTTTTGGTGTTGGTTCGGCCAATGAAACTACAAAAGAAGTTGGAAACTACTTTGCACTTGCTACAGTTTTTCCATCTT gTTTTGAAGAATGGAGTCAGATTGTCTTCAAGCCTTTCATATACACTGGGTTCTCCCTCTTCTGGCAGCATCGTGTTTGTTTACCCTATACAAAGTGAATTTCAAACTGGTCTTATAAATGAGAGTGAAAAGGGTCATAACCCAAATTCTAATTGCCTCTCATTGAATAGCTGCCAGCAATTGCATCTGGAACTGACTTCTAAGAATACAGTAAATACAAGCTATGATATACAATCTAAAATGGAATTCTCTACAGGGAGAAGTCATGATCGATTTGAGAATGGAATAACATCTTCCCCTAAGACGCCATTATATCAGTCAAAGCTGAGTTCACTTCATTCTGCTCAGGTAGATTCACCCTTTTGTGAAAGCTCTGCATCAAATATCTCCAAACCAAATGGTTTATGTGTTGATTCATTTGATGTTAAAGAGATTTTAAGGGATGAAAGTTCTAAGAAGCTACTAGAGACCTGTGCTACTTCATGGTTGTATTCACGAAATCTATTGCGTGGAAATATTGTGGCCATTCCAATTCTTTCGGAGCTTTGCATTTTCCGTGTGATAGGTGCTGGTATCAGTAACAAAGATTTGACAAATGGAAGTCATCATAGCTTGCCCCCACAAACTCTTGAACCAATGGAGCATGTGAATAGTGCTTTTGTTGTAGACCACAAGACTGAAGTATACTTACAGTCATCATTGGATTTGTCTTCTGAAACTCAAGCTGAAAGATCTTCACCGTGTGTGCAAAATGACTCTGGCAATGTGAAAACCATTATGGAGCATGATATTCCAGATTTGGGTGGCTTGTCTAAAGAATATGCAACATTGAAGGAAATCATTTCCTCATTGGTGAAGAATGCTTTGTCAAG ttttggtttacaAACTACAAAGGGGGTGCTTATTCATGGCCCACCTGGAACGGGAAAGACTTCTTTGGCACGGATATGTGTTCGTGATGCTGGTATTAACCTCTTCTGTGTTAATGGACCAGAGATTGTTAGTCAATATCATGGAGAAAGTGAGCAAGAATTACACAAAGTTTTTGAGTCAGCTATACAGGCTGCACCTTCCGTG GTTTTCATTGATGAGTTGGATGCCATAGCTCCTGCACGGAAAGAAGGAGGTGAACAACTATCCCAAAGAATGGTTGCTACTTTGTTGAATTTGATGGATGGGGTTAGTACAACTGATGGAGTACTTGTGATTGCTGCTACCAACAGGCCTGATAGCATTGAGCCTGCACTTAGACGACCTGGAAGATTTGACAGGGAATTTGAGATTG GTGTGCCATCTCCAAAGCAACGGCTAGATATACTACGTACTCTTCTTAGAAACATGGACCACTGCATTTCAGATATGCAAGTTCAGCAACTTGCCATGGCTACACATGGTTTTGTAGGTGCTGATCTAGCTTCCCTTTGTAATGAGGCAGCTCTAGGTTGTCTTAGGCGCTACTCTAAATTTAGAGTTTCTTGTCATGGTTTGGGATCCTGTGAAATGCCAATAACATATGTGGGCCAGTCAGGCAATAATATGGAAGGAATGGAAGGTGGAAGTGATTTAAGAGACATTTCATCTAGTTCTTCAGATTCTGCATCCTCTTGCAAATTGCCTGATTCTACTGAGATGGTCTCACAAATAACAGCTAACATCCAGAATGGCATTAACAATAATTCTGAAGGGCTGTCTTTGGTGAAAGAAAATTGCCTGCTAAGTTTGGTGTTTGAGGATTTTGAAAAGGCCAGGATGAAAGTGAGACCTAGTGCCATGCGTGAG ATCATACTTGAGGTTCCAAAAGTTAACTGGGAAGATGTTGGCGGTCAAAGGGAGGTCAAAACTCAGCTAATGGAAGCTGTTGAATGGCCTCAAAAACACCAGGATGCATTTAAGAGGATTGGTACTCGGCCTCCCACAGGGGTGTTGATGTTTGGACCTCCAGGTTGTAGCAAAACCCTCATGGCTCGTGCTGTGGCTTCTGAGGCTGGATTGAATTTTCTAGCGGTGAAGGGTCCAGAACTTTTCAGCAAATGGATTGGTGAGTCTGAGAAGGCAGTAAGATCCCTTTTTGCAAAGGCAAGGGCTAATGCTCCGTCAATCatattttttgatgaaattgatagcCTTGCTGTAACTCGTGGGAAGGATAATGATGGGGTTTCGGTTTCTGACAGGGTCATGAGTCAACTTCTTGTTGAGTTGGATG GTTTGCATCAAAGAGTTGATGTTACTGTTATTGCAGCCACTAATCGACCAGACAAGATTGACCCTGCCCTTCTAAGACCAG GACGTTTCGATCGACTGTTATATGTGGGACCACCAGATGAGAATGACCGTGAAGAGATATTTCGCATCCATTTGAGCAAAAGTCCTTGCAGCTCTGATGTTAGCTTAAAAGAACTTGCTCATCTCACGGAGGGCTGTACTGGTGCCGATATATCATTGATTTGCCGGGAGGCAGCTGTCATAGCTCTTGAG GAGAGCCTTGATGCTGAAGAATTAGCAGTGTGCCACATAAAAACTGCAATCAGACAAGCACGGCCATCGGAGATTCAGTTGTATCAAGAGCTATCAGCAAAGTTTGAAAGGCTTGTTCACTCCAGCTCTGTGGAAAAGAAACTAGGATCTCAACAGTGCTCAACTAGATTCACTGGGTTCACATTTTG GCAGACTGTAATAAAGCCCGTCTCAGAGTTGTTTGGTGGCTTGGCAAAGCAGCCATCATAG
- the LOC107919937 gene encoding calmodulin-interacting protein 111 isoform X1 — translation MPSKSKKQSKTPSRQSNSDLSASPRTLSVTSLDSEVSEEDLRCSIDEVSKQYPSLIGKSAFIGRVNYVDSETRSCKIWLSESSMVASYLAPGSLVSVSLSALKNKHSNGCPLSSVTDEYTLPFGVGSANETTKEVGNYFALATVFPSCKVLKNGVRLSSSLSYTLGSPSSGSIVFVYPIQSEFQTGLINESEKGHNPNSNCLSLNSCQQLHLELTSKNTVNTSYDIQSKMEFSTGRSHDRFENGITSSPKTPLYQSKLSSLHSAQVDSPFCESSASNISKPNGLCVDSFDVKEILRDESSKKLLETCATSWLYSRNLLRGNIVAIPILSELCIFRVIGAGISNKDLTNGSHHSLPPQTLEPMEHVNSAFVVDHKTEVYLQSSLDLSSETQAERSSPCVQNDSGNVKTIMEHDIPDLGGLSKEYATLKEIISSLVKNALSSFGLQTTKGVLIHGPPGTGKTSLARICVRDAGINLFCVNGPEIVSQYHGESEQELHKVFESAIQAAPSVVFIDELDAIAPARKEGGEQLSQRMVATLLNLMDGVSTTDGVLVIAATNRPDSIEPALRRPGRFDREFEIGVPSPKQRLDILRTLLRNMDHCISDMQVQQLAMATHGFVGADLASLCNEAALGCLRRYSKFRVSCHGLGSCEMPITYVGQSGNNMEGMEGGSDLRDISSSSSDSASSCKLPDSTEMVSQITANIQNGINNNSEGLSLVKENCLLSLVFEDFEKARMKVRPSAMREIILEVPKVNWEDVGGQREVKTQLMEAVEWPQKHQDAFKRIGTRPPTGVLMFGPPGCSKTLMARAVASEAGLNFLAVKGPELFSKWIGESEKAVRSLFAKARANAPSIIFFDEIDSLAVTRGKDNDGVSVSDRVMSQLLVELDGLHQRVDVTVIAATNRPDKIDPALLRPGRFDRLLYVGPPDENDREEIFRIHLSKSPCSSDVSLKELAHLTEGCTGADISLICREAAVIALEESLDAEELAVCHIKTAIRQARPSEIQLYQELSAKFERLVHSSSVEKKLGSQQCSTRFTGFTFWQTVIKPVSELFGGLAKQPS, via the exons ATGCCTTCAAAGTCCAAGAAGCAATCGAAGACGCCTTCAAGGCAATCAAATTCCGACCTATCGGCTTCTCCACGGACACTTTCGGTGACTTCTCTTGATTCAGAAGTTAGTGAAGAAGATCTTAGGTGTTCCATTGATGAAGTTTCGAAGCAATATCCTTCTCTTATTGGAAAATCTGCTTTCATTGGACGAGTTAATTATGTTGATTCCGAAACTAGAAGCTGTAAAATTTGGTTGTCAGAGTCTTCTATGGTCGCTTCTTATCTCGCTCCTGGTTCATTAGTATCG GTCTCACTTTCTGCTTTGAAGAATAAACATTCAAATGGATGTCCTTTAAGTTCTGTAACAGATGAATATACTCTACCTTTTGGTGTTGGTTCGGCCAATGAAACTACAAAAGAAGTTGGAAACTACTTTGCACTTGCTACAGTTTTTCCATCTTGTAAG gTTTTGAAGAATGGAGTCAGATTGTCTTCAAGCCTTTCATATACACTGGGTTCTCCCTCTTCTGGCAGCATCGTGTTTGTTTACCCTATACAAAGTGAATTTCAAACTGGTCTTATAAATGAGAGTGAAAAGGGTCATAACCCAAATTCTAATTGCCTCTCATTGAATAGCTGCCAGCAATTGCATCTGGAACTGACTTCTAAGAATACAGTAAATACAAGCTATGATATACAATCTAAAATGGAATTCTCTACAGGGAGAAGTCATGATCGATTTGAGAATGGAATAACATCTTCCCCTAAGACGCCATTATATCAGTCAAAGCTGAGTTCACTTCATTCTGCTCAGGTAGATTCACCCTTTTGTGAAAGCTCTGCATCAAATATCTCCAAACCAAATGGTTTATGTGTTGATTCATTTGATGTTAAAGAGATTTTAAGGGATGAAAGTTCTAAGAAGCTACTAGAGACCTGTGCTACTTCATGGTTGTATTCACGAAATCTATTGCGTGGAAATATTGTGGCCATTCCAATTCTTTCGGAGCTTTGCATTTTCCGTGTGATAGGTGCTGGTATCAGTAACAAAGATTTGACAAATGGAAGTCATCATAGCTTGCCCCCACAAACTCTTGAACCAATGGAGCATGTGAATAGTGCTTTTGTTGTAGACCACAAGACTGAAGTATACTTACAGTCATCATTGGATTTGTCTTCTGAAACTCAAGCTGAAAGATCTTCACCGTGTGTGCAAAATGACTCTGGCAATGTGAAAACCATTATGGAGCATGATATTCCAGATTTGGGTGGCTTGTCTAAAGAATATGCAACATTGAAGGAAATCATTTCCTCATTGGTGAAGAATGCTTTGTCAAG ttttggtttacaAACTACAAAGGGGGTGCTTATTCATGGCCCACCTGGAACGGGAAAGACTTCTTTGGCACGGATATGTGTTCGTGATGCTGGTATTAACCTCTTCTGTGTTAATGGACCAGAGATTGTTAGTCAATATCATGGAGAAAGTGAGCAAGAATTACACAAAGTTTTTGAGTCAGCTATACAGGCTGCACCTTCCGTG GTTTTCATTGATGAGTTGGATGCCATAGCTCCTGCACGGAAAGAAGGAGGTGAACAACTATCCCAAAGAATGGTTGCTACTTTGTTGAATTTGATGGATGGGGTTAGTACAACTGATGGAGTACTTGTGATTGCTGCTACCAACAGGCCTGATAGCATTGAGCCTGCACTTAGACGACCTGGAAGATTTGACAGGGAATTTGAGATTG GTGTGCCATCTCCAAAGCAACGGCTAGATATACTACGTACTCTTCTTAGAAACATGGACCACTGCATTTCAGATATGCAAGTTCAGCAACTTGCCATGGCTACACATGGTTTTGTAGGTGCTGATCTAGCTTCCCTTTGTAATGAGGCAGCTCTAGGTTGTCTTAGGCGCTACTCTAAATTTAGAGTTTCTTGTCATGGTTTGGGATCCTGTGAAATGCCAATAACATATGTGGGCCAGTCAGGCAATAATATGGAAGGAATGGAAGGTGGAAGTGATTTAAGAGACATTTCATCTAGTTCTTCAGATTCTGCATCCTCTTGCAAATTGCCTGATTCTACTGAGATGGTCTCACAAATAACAGCTAACATCCAGAATGGCATTAACAATAATTCTGAAGGGCTGTCTTTGGTGAAAGAAAATTGCCTGCTAAGTTTGGTGTTTGAGGATTTTGAAAAGGCCAGGATGAAAGTGAGACCTAGTGCCATGCGTGAG ATCATACTTGAGGTTCCAAAAGTTAACTGGGAAGATGTTGGCGGTCAAAGGGAGGTCAAAACTCAGCTAATGGAAGCTGTTGAATGGCCTCAAAAACACCAGGATGCATTTAAGAGGATTGGTACTCGGCCTCCCACAGGGGTGTTGATGTTTGGACCTCCAGGTTGTAGCAAAACCCTCATGGCTCGTGCTGTGGCTTCTGAGGCTGGATTGAATTTTCTAGCGGTGAAGGGTCCAGAACTTTTCAGCAAATGGATTGGTGAGTCTGAGAAGGCAGTAAGATCCCTTTTTGCAAAGGCAAGGGCTAATGCTCCGTCAATCatattttttgatgaaattgatagcCTTGCTGTAACTCGTGGGAAGGATAATGATGGGGTTTCGGTTTCTGACAGGGTCATGAGTCAACTTCTTGTTGAGTTGGATG GTTTGCATCAAAGAGTTGATGTTACTGTTATTGCAGCCACTAATCGACCAGACAAGATTGACCCTGCCCTTCTAAGACCAG GACGTTTCGATCGACTGTTATATGTGGGACCACCAGATGAGAATGACCGTGAAGAGATATTTCGCATCCATTTGAGCAAAAGTCCTTGCAGCTCTGATGTTAGCTTAAAAGAACTTGCTCATCTCACGGAGGGCTGTACTGGTGCCGATATATCATTGATTTGCCGGGAGGCAGCTGTCATAGCTCTTGAG GAGAGCCTTGATGCTGAAGAATTAGCAGTGTGCCACATAAAAACTGCAATCAGACAAGCACGGCCATCGGAGATTCAGTTGTATCAAGAGCTATCAGCAAAGTTTGAAAGGCTTGTTCACTCCAGCTCTGTGGAAAAGAAACTAGGATCTCAACAGTGCTCAACTAGATTCACTGGGTTCACATTTTG GCAGACTGTAATAAAGCCCGTCTCAGAGTTGTTTGGTGGCTTGGCAAAGCAGCCATCATAG